In Ailuropoda melanoleuca isolate Jingjing chromosome 4, ASM200744v2, whole genome shotgun sequence, the following proteins share a genomic window:
- the CCDC51 gene encoding mitochondrial potassium channel isoform X1, with product MTGRGTAFTMQHIMGVPRALVRRGLLGRDLFMTRTLCSPGPSQPREKRPEEVAPGLFHRLTALGRALGHDIRQRASSTATTWWDRYEEFVGLNEVREAQGNVTEAEKVFMVARGLVREAQEGLEGHQAKLKEVRDRLDRVSREDNQYLELATLEHRLLQEEKRLRATYLRAEDSEREKFSLFSAAVRESHEKERARAERTKNWSLIGSVLGALIGVAGSTYVNRVRLQELKALLLEAQKGPVSLQEAIREQASSYSLQQKDLHDLMADLRGLVQAGPGQSSGAQAGTFPTQNRDTDVLSAALKEQLLHSRQVHSCLEGLRERLDGLEKTLSQAAEVLELAKAAVHPGLVEPADGALRGSLLEQGSMVVALSDMEQRLEAQVNRNTIYSTLVTSVTFVATLPVLYMLFRAS from the exons ATGACAGGGCGCGGCACTGCCTTTACCATGCAGCACATCATGGGTGTGCCCCGAGCGCTGGTGCGAAGAGGCCTCCTGGGAAGGGACCTCTTTATGACCAGGACTCTCTGCAGCCCAGGCCCTAGTCAGCCCAGAGAGAAAAGACCTGAAGAGGTGGCCCCGGGGCTGTTCCACCGCCTCACAGCTCTGGGAAGAGCCCTGGGGCACGACATTCGGCAGCGAGCGTCCTCCACGGCCACGACCTGGTGGGACAGATATGAAGAGTTTGTCGGACTCAATGAGGTTCGAGAGGCGCAGGGAAACGTGACTGAG GCAGAGAAAGTGTTCATGGTGGCCCGAGGGCTTGTTCGAGAGGCTCAGGAGGGCTTGGAAGGTCACCAGGCCAagctgaaggaggtgagggaccGCTTGGACCGTGTCTCCAGAGAGGATAACCAGTACCTGGAACTAGCCACGCTGGAGCACCGGCTGCTGCAG GAGGAGAAGAGGCTTCGTGCAACCTATCTACGTGCTGAAGACTCGGAGCGAGAGAAGTTCTCCCTCTTCTCCGCGGCCGTGCGGGAAAGTCACGAGAAGGAGCGCGCTCGAGCTGAGAGGACCAAGAACTGGTCGCTCATTGGGTCAGTCCTGGGGGCCCTGATTGGCGTGGCTGGCTCCACCTATGTGAACCGTGTGCGGCTACAGGAGCTGAAGGCTTTGCTCTTAGAGGCACAGAAGGGGCCCGTGAGCCTCCAGGAGGCCATCCGAGAACAGGCATCTAGCTACTCCCTCCAGCAAAAGGACCTCCATGACCTCATGGCGGACCTAAGGGGCCTGGTACAAGCTGGGCCTGGGCAGAGCTCTGGGGCCCAGGCAGGTACTTTCCCCACCCAAAACAGAGACACAGATGTCCTTTCAGCTGCCTTGAAAGAGCAGCTCCTCCATTCCAGGCAGGTCCATTCCTGTCTAGAGGGTTTACGAGAGCGGCTTGATGGCTTGGAAAAGACTTTGAGCCAAGCGGCTGAGGTGCTTGAGCTTGCAAAGGCTGCCGTGCATCCGGGCCTGGTGGAGCCAGCAGATGGGGCTCTGCGTGGCTCCTTGCTGGAGCAGGGGAGCATGGTCGTGGCACTGTCGGACATGGAGCAGAGGCTGGAAGCCCAGGTCAACAGGAACACCATCTACAGCACGCTGGTCACCTCTGTGACATTCGTGGCCACGCTGCCTGTGCTCTACATGCTGTTCAGGGCCAGCTAG
- the CCDC51 gene encoding mitochondrial potassium channel isoform X2, with the protein MVARGLVREAQEGLEGHQAKLKEVRDRLDRVSREDNQYLELATLEHRLLQEEKRLRATYLRAEDSEREKFSLFSAAVRESHEKERARAERTKNWSLIGSVLGALIGVAGSTYVNRVRLQELKALLLEAQKGPVSLQEAIREQASSYSLQQKDLHDLMADLRGLVQAGPGQSSGAQAGTFPTQNRDTDVLSAALKEQLLHSRQVHSCLEGLRERLDGLEKTLSQAAEVLELAKAAVHPGLVEPADGALRGSLLEQGSMVVALSDMEQRLEAQVNRNTIYSTLVTSVTFVATLPVLYMLFRAS; encoded by the exons ATGGTGGCCCGAGGGCTTGTTCGAGAGGCTCAGGAGGGCTTGGAAGGTCACCAGGCCAagctgaaggaggtgagggaccGCTTGGACCGTGTCTCCAGAGAGGATAACCAGTACCTGGAACTAGCCACGCTGGAGCACCGGCTGCTGCAG GAGGAGAAGAGGCTTCGTGCAACCTATCTACGTGCTGAAGACTCGGAGCGAGAGAAGTTCTCCCTCTTCTCCGCGGCCGTGCGGGAAAGTCACGAGAAGGAGCGCGCTCGAGCTGAGAGGACCAAGAACTGGTCGCTCATTGGGTCAGTCCTGGGGGCCCTGATTGGCGTGGCTGGCTCCACCTATGTGAACCGTGTGCGGCTACAGGAGCTGAAGGCTTTGCTCTTAGAGGCACAGAAGGGGCCCGTGAGCCTCCAGGAGGCCATCCGAGAACAGGCATCTAGCTACTCCCTCCAGCAAAAGGACCTCCATGACCTCATGGCGGACCTAAGGGGCCTGGTACAAGCTGGGCCTGGGCAGAGCTCTGGGGCCCAGGCAGGTACTTTCCCCACCCAAAACAGAGACACAGATGTCCTTTCAGCTGCCTTGAAAGAGCAGCTCCTCCATTCCAGGCAGGTCCATTCCTGTCTAGAGGGTTTACGAGAGCGGCTTGATGGCTTGGAAAAGACTTTGAGCCAAGCGGCTGAGGTGCTTGAGCTTGCAAAGGCTGCCGTGCATCCGGGCCTGGTGGAGCCAGCAGATGGGGCTCTGCGTGGCTCCTTGCTGGAGCAGGGGAGCATGGTCGTGGCACTGTCGGACATGGAGCAGAGGCTGGAAGCCCAGGTCAACAGGAACACCATCTACAGCACGCTGGTCACCTCTGTGACATTCGTGGCCACGCTGCCTGTGCTCTACATGCTGTTCAGGGCCAGCTAG